The region CAGCACTCTGCCCGATCCCTGGATGGCCATTAGGGGGAAGGTACTGGTCAAACTCATTGACATCAAAAGGTTCCATGGTGGCCATCACGTCGTTGCTTATCTCACCGATGTCCATATTGCCAAAGTCGATGTGGGGCTTTCCGGACCCTGCGGCACCTGAACTACCCTCTGCTCCCATTGGGCCACGGGAGACCCCGTTGCCCAAAGCCTCCCTCTTTCCATCCCCCGCCCTCCCAGACTGAAGTTCTGTCTTGGGTGTGGTTGGTGGTGTAGGAGGACTGTGGCTGTGACCTGAACACAGAAGAAACCATGTTAAggctgtttgttgttgtttgatcaAATCTGAaataattagtgctgtcaaagtaaaAACTTTAAGCTCTACCTCctgagttaaagctttaacacGAAAGTTAAAGCTTTACCTCAgcagttaaagctttaacttttcatttgagttaatgctttaactcaGGAGTGAAATCTTTAACTTTGAATTGTTTAAAggtttaactttgacagcactaaaacaaatcaaatgtaaACCACTAATAATGTCAAAGGCATACTCGTGAGGTGAGTCAAAGGAGCCGGCAGCCCACCTGCAGCATGAGGGTGATGCCTATCTGCCAAAGGGGACCCAGCTCCCCCAGTGTGGACCACATCCAGATGGAGACCCTTGTAGATGGATTGCCTATGCCTGACCTCACCCTCCAAATGGCCTTCTGCATCGCTCCCTGACCCGGAACTGGTCTTTCCGTTCTTGCGGCGTCGAGGCTGGTATTTGTAGTCAGGGTAGTCTTTCTTGTGCTGCTTTCTCAACCTCTCCGCCTCCTCGATGAAGGGTCGCTTATCGCTCTCATTAAGAAGCCTTGGAAGAAGGAAAAACATCTATCAGAAATCAGCTTTCATTCACTCTTGGACCTCCCAAGACGTCAAACATCAACTTTCCAAACCTTTTCATGAAATGGACCATTCAAAATCTGTTCAGTGAAAATGAGACCACCTCACCTCCAAAGCTTCCCCAGCGTCTTGCTGAGCTCGGCGTTGTGCAGGTGCGGGTGTTGGTCTGCCAGTTTCCTCCGCGCCGCCTGCGCCCACACCATGAAGGCGTTCATCGGTCGCTTGACGTGCGGCTTGCTCTTGGTGCCGCTGTTCACACGCACGGGCATGGGCACCAGTGTCCAGTCGTAGCAGTTGAGCACCTGACTGACAGCCTTTCGGATCCCCACGGGGAAGCGCTCGTCCTCATCATCGGATTTCCCGGGGGGGTGGCCCCTTGCGCCATCATCCAGGACCGCCAGCAGCTGCTGCCTGTGGAGGGGCGACTCATCTCCACCGGCACCAGACGAATGTCCAGGTGATCGGGAGTGGCTGTCGTCCGACATGGCGGGACTGAGCTCGACATCTGACAAGCTCTGCTCCTCTCTGGACATCTTCATGAGGATGCTTGACGTTTTCCTTAAACTCTACCTGTTGGCTGCCTGCTGTTTGTCCCTACTCTAATGTACTAATGGGCCGACCGATGTTAGTGTGTCTGATCTTCTTCTGACCTCTGTTGAATTATAATATAAACTGCCAATCTGTCTCCACTCTCAACCTCCGTTGTAAAACTCTATGAGGGTTGAACATCAAAGTTCTTTCCATCCGTGTGGTTGGTATCATAGGCGGCTCAGTGCGCACCTTAGACCCCAGTTTACCTGCTAAAGCACGGCTGTCAGCACCAAACTCGCCCACCTATCTGATGACTTCCCGGCGTCTCTCTCCTCTGAGGCTCCCGCGATGGAAATTCAACAGGTGGGACCTGAAACAGCAGAACTTCAGGATGTTGCTTtttgttgaggggagaatgttGATGAAAGGGTTTTTTagaacaacaacagcaaaaacaatATAAGCGTAAGAGTAGAATTAGTGGTGGACCTGATTCTAGAAGCTTCTATGAGACAGAATTAAGAACATGagtgaatttaattatttttttattttttgcagccaTATTCAAATCTGTGGTACCTTTATTGTTACAAGTTCATCACTTGGTTAAGGGGAACGTCAACCCCAAAATATTAttcacaatatgttctatgtagccccatgAGTCTAAGtgtgatattctgattaatattgtgtttgtggagtatgaacaaagaagcaaaatgcaccgtttttagccatctcagggggcggccattttgccaattgctgtcgactcaaatgacatcacagctctgGACTctggtaatgaccaatcacggctcagtttgtgaatgtcacatgaccaaactcagaaaacagttaAACTGTAGTTGGTCATTggtgccctgagcaactgtgacgttattttcagccgacagcaagtgacaaaatggccgccttctgagatggattaaaaagagtggattttgcaaattttttcatattgcacaaacacaattttaatcagaatgctaTGATCAAACTAGTGTTAGTGTAAACAACATAGtcttgtaaagattttttttgcgtCAACCTCGCCTTTAACTCGTGTTTCGTCCTTCGCTAATGATTTGTTCGAACTGACATGTCTTTTGAGGGAGCATACTGAATGGAACCACTTTAAGAACGGAATCATTTCCTTCACTAGAGCTGAGCTGTGAGCGTGCCGGCCGGACAAGAGTGGAACTGCGAAAGACACACAGCCATGGTGGGCGGGACGGACATCATTCACAGCGACTCAATGAAAGATTGTACTGTAAGCGATTCATTCACTGTGAAAGAGAGACATTTTGACTCATGATTGATATGATCTGTTTGGCATCCTTTTCTCCAAGCTAACGGCTAATGTTGAGTCAAGACACATGAAAACAAAGACTATGGATGCTTCCCCACTCTTTCTTCTAGCACTTCAGTCGTTATATGGCCATGCTCATTTCCCCCTCCCCAGACTAACATTTGCATTATTGTGCATGTATGGGTTAATGCATAAAGTGTTGCACAATGGCACAAACATGAGTGGCTTGTTATAGACGTCTGCTGGGGCTGGGTTTTTTTCCACACTCAAATGTAAGCAAAAAGTACGTTTAAGTCAAAAAGGCTTAATAATGGACTGGTGTAAAAGAGACCTCCACTGCCTGGAGTGAATACTTGAGTTGCCCTGGGCGATGGTAACCCACATTACGCCACAAATCTGTTGTGAGGTTTTTCTACGCAGTTCTTTGTTTGTCATTGAATGAGAAATTGGAAATCAGAAATCAATACCTACTGTTGTCTGATTTCTGACAAGGTAGAATAGAGTGACAGTTGTGCAACCTCTTTGTAGCGTAATTCAAATCAATGCTTGTACGCTGTTCCTTCTCAAATGAAAAGCTCAGTAATTAATCTTTTAGTTGCAAGTAATTCAAAGAGTTGGCAAACGTGTTGGTTTCTTTACGTAAGCATCACCCAAACCACCCCACAAAAATAAGCCACTGCTGTGCAAGATTTGGCAGTTATTCTAAGCTCTCAGGAGAGAAAGTGTTGGAATGATGTGAGGCCGCAAAAGCACAGACCTCGAATTTACATTGCACTTCTTGGATAAACACGGCCTGGCTGTGGAAATATAAACCTTTCAGTCCGTGTGTGCGTGGTGTGATTTGACACAGTGCGCTTGTTGCACAGGGCCGCGTCTTTTACAGGCAGCAAAATGTGTCCTTGTTTTGTCCGTTAAGTCAACACCCCGTCCCTTTACCCACTTTACACTTACACTCACAGAAGCATACAACTcagtggtttgtttgtttgccaccTTGACGGTGTAAATTGCGGGAAAATTTCAGCTCTAGCCCACGTCCGGTGATATTATAAAaggttaccttttttttttatggttccGTTGGGAGTTTCAATAATGCCCCACCCTTTTCAACAACTCCCCAACTTTATAAAGGTACTATAATACTAaacttttttatgatttatttttagctgACATTTTGCTACCTGTACTTCTTATGATTTACTTatttcaaatttaaataactGTCTTCTGAAACTACTGTATTGCCTAAATGGTCCATACTtgcgagggaaaaaaatacataaacacgGCTCCAAAATTCCAAGCAGTTTGTTgcatttgtgctatttttttaatacaacatgATAACCTAATAGTTTACAAAGTACTcttgttgtttatttacatttattttagtgcACACGAggaatttcatgaatatgaacGTATTAATTTCACTTGTTTGGCCTctaatttgcttattttttgtcCAGTTACAATAACTCACATTTAATTGGACGTTGCTCTCATCACCAAGGAACTGAAAACAACTTTatcaaaacaaattcaaatcacaaaaacgtttttgtaaCGTGACCAAATTTCTGACTTCAGCAGGCTGGATAGCAAATATGAAATAACCCAAATATAACTTGCACAATGTTGACACAAGGACACAAAGGTAATCTGTCATTTAAAAGAACAGgtgaattttttaaatgatctgtAATTGAGGCATGAAGTGTTTGCATTATAGTTGAATGGATGACAGTTgctttttcagttatttagtGCAAATAAAGAGCTTATGATGGCTTTGCCTCAAATTTGCAAAAGAAGACAGATTGCGAGCAGGCATAGCAGCAAAAATAGAAGAAATGCATCTTACTTCAGTACTGCGGAAAAGTTGAAGGTGACTTGTACAGGAGAATCCTTCAGTTTCTTTCCACGGTGACACTGCAGGCTTCCCCGGCCCTCTCAGTCGCTGTGCCAGGCTATGAATGCACGCTCTGTGTGACTGTGACGGGCCTTAAAGGGCTCCTTGTATGAgtcaagagagaaaaaaaaatagtaaagtaAAACGAGGGAGGATAAGTCTTAAAGGAACAGCAACTTGCAGGTAAAACTGGCATGTGATTGGCTTAAAGTTGATCTCGCTCCCGCTCCCTCTTGAATTTAGGTAAAGCTTTTGAAACAAATCAAACTCGTGCATAAAATGGACAACGTGCATTTATGCATTGGAGTGTTCAGGGATTTGCTCCCACTCACGTGTGATTATTGTTTGCATTTACATGTACATGCagtattatttcattttcatttcagtaCTTATAATGGGATTCCACATAATTAGCCTCTTGCCCAAGCTCCAAAAGTTCACCTCAATCACTTATACGTGGACACAATTAGCACAATTTTATAGTTTTCTGTGAATGACTCGCACATCTAAAGTAAAATGTGCAAACgggatttttttcaatatgttAACTACATCATTTCATCACTTGGATGAAAATGATCTATTTCGTTTTCTCAGAATTTCATTTTACAGTGAGTGtacactagtgttaattttatccgccatatttaaatttagtctcacttttagtccagtttcaatcatgcttgttagtttttgtcatagttagtcaacctcatcccgtttttatttagtccatttaaataaactataaatctagcattttagtctttattttagtccaagaaaacataattttatttgggggggtcagcagattatgttgaacatttcggatctaaaattatttctcataaaattttctttcatctttttgatgaaaaacaacttcacacacaattacattatatgaacaagtggctactatggctccatgctatgagctaggaaattagccagcattagttagctgTCGGAGTAGCATGTTGCACTCATTatctgcagatttgaaaggggacatgacagtgtcacagtaacagattagcagagacgagattttacaaaatcaaataattttcatctcgtttcagtccagtttttatttagtgaagtacattttcgtcttgtcCGTTGCGTAGAGCCAACCCGGTGAGCCAGGCCCCTCCAATACTTGCGGTCTTGTGCCTGCAGATCTGTATCCTTCATGGTAACTCCATGTTGTTGGAGGTCGTCTGCTATGATGTCTAGCCAGCGGGTGTGGTCGTCTCCAGCCTGCAGCTTTTGGGTCAAACTTCAGAATGTCTCTTGTCGGGTGGTCGGGGGAAGACAAAGAACATGGCTGAACCAGCGGATGCGGCGTTGTTCAACCAGGCTGGAGGCTCTAGGCTGGTTTGTGCGGGCTCTAAGCGCTTTGTTGGAGATTCACTGGGGCCACCTGATGTTCTGGATGGTTCTCAGAGCCCTACTGTCAAAGCTATTATTTCTTGCGGTCAAGGTCTTACTTAAGGGACATGTTTCAGAGCCATAAAGGAGACTGGAGAGTACGGCGGTGTTATAGATCCGGAGCTTCGTCGTGCATGAGATGGTTTGGTGCCGCCAGAGTGGTTTCCAAAGGGACCGCAGGGCAGAGGCTGCCAGGGCTCTCCTGCGGAGAATCTGGTTTAAAATCCTTGTTATCAGTCACCGTGGACTCTAGGTACACAAAGTTCTTCACAGGCTCTACGGTCTCATTACCAAGCAGGATGGGGGGTGGATCAGGTCCCTCACCAGCATGCATGAACTTGGTCTTGGTCCATTTCACATGGAGACCAAGCTTTTCTGCCTCTTCACTGTATACACTCAGGGCGTCCCTCAGCTGGCTGTAGGAGGTGCTGAGCAGGATGGTGTCATCAGCGTATTCCAGGTCAGTCAGTTGGTAGTTGCCAAGGTGCACTCCGGGTACTCGCTCACAGACCCTGCACATCAGGTGGTCTACTATGCAACGCAGCCCTGGCGAACAGATGGAAAACCAGTCGGAGTTTCGGCCATTGACGCGGACACAGCTGTGTTGGTGTAGAGCAGCTTGAAGAAGGTGGTGATCTTTGAAGGTGCGCCGAGGGCTTGTTGGATACTCCACAGTGATGAGTGGTGGACTGTATCAAATGCGGCCTTGAGGTCTAGGAATCCAATGTAGAGATGCTGGTCTCTCCGGAATTCATAGACCTTCTCAATGAGCAGACGGACGGCGGAGACGTGATCGGATGTGGAGCGGTTTGGCATGAAGCCAGCCTGCTGAGGGCGGTGGCCACTTCTAACGGCTGGGAGAGCACGGGTCAGCAAGATCTTTGTAAAGAACTTGCCAGGGATGGAGAGCAGAGTGTGCCTCTGTGGTTCCCACAGACAAGCCTGTCACCTTTGTGTTTCCAGAAGGGCAGGATGACCCCTTTGGTCCAGTCGCTGGGGAGGAGCTCTGTTTCCCACACCTTGTTGAAGATGTGGGTCAGCCACTCGACAGTGCCATCCCCACCCGACTTTAATGTCTCGGCGGTTATGGAGCAAATGCCGGGGGCTCTCctgttgtttagttttttcagAGCGTCTCTGACCTCCTCGGGAGGGAGCCAGGGTAGTGTTGTGCTGCAGTAGGAGGCAGAAGTGCTCTTTCCAGTGTTGAAGGCAGTTTGTCTCTGTTGTGATGAGGTTGCCGTCAGAGTCTTTAATCAGGGCTGACTTGATCTTGAGTAGATTGTAAACACAGCTcatgttgttattgttggcTGCAGACACTAGGTGTTCAGCCTCGGCTTGCCAGAACCAATCCCTGTCCTCGGCAATCGTCTCATTTCGCATGCGGTTTAGTTGGCGGTACTCTGTCAGGTCGCTTCAGAGTCGTGCCTCGCGCCGCTGTTCAATGATGTTGAGCGTCCTCTAAGATATCCATGGCTTTTTGGGTGATGGTGAGCCCCTGAGAACTTTCTGGGCTGACTTAAGGACACTTTCTCTAAAGGTCTCCCAGTCGCTCATTTGGTCCAGAGCCAGGGCGTCGAAGGTGCAGTGGATGGAATTGCTAAAGTCCATGGCGATGTTGGGGTTTTTGAGGGCAGAGGAGTCGAGGCGGGACTGAGTCTTGGTCTGCTGGTTGGCTCGAAGCTTTAGCCTAAGTTGAGCCACCAGGAGACGATGGTCTGCGTTGCCAAGCTCGGCTCCACGGTACACCCGGCAGTTGGTGACAAATGACTTCTAGCGTCGAGAGATCAGGATGTGATCCGGCGCTTTCCTTGATCTGCCGTCTGGGCTGTACCATGTCCACTGGTGGATTATTTTCCGGGAAACCAGGTATCAACAACACAGAGGCTGTTATGGTGGCAGAACAGGAGAAGGCGGCTTCCATTATCGTTTGTTGTTCTGTCGGCAAAGGTGGTGCCAACAGGTGAGCCGAGTGACCGATCGCTGCTGCAGAGGGTGGCATTGGCATCCATCAATACGATGGCGATGTCATACAGTGGGGCTTGACCGGCAGCCTGGTATAGTTGGTCATACAAAGCATCATTCTCATTCTCATTAGTGACATCCGTGAGGGCATAGGCGACGATGATCGTCATCTTGCCATGTCGGGGGAGGAAGCGAGCAGATATCAATCTGTCGCTCACGATAAGGGATTTGCGGAGGGCATTTGGGATGGCATGAGCCACACCAGAGAGGCCCGTCCATTTCTCCGGGCCGCTGTAGATGTAACAGTGGTTGCCAGATGTTATTTCACCACTTCCCTGTCATCTAATTTCACAGAACCCTGCCAGTGTGATGTTACAATGGCAGAGCTCTCGGGATAGCAGGGTGGCGGCTCCCGGGCGAAGGAGGGTCTGGACGTTCCAGGTGGCGATACGGGCAGGCTGGGGTTGAGCAGGCCGGCTTATTTTCCTTGTCAGTTTCATAACAAAAAGGGGATTCACCTGAGTGGGTTGTTAGCCCTCCGCAGGATAGTCGGTTGGTGGGGCTGCCACCTCACAGCGTATCGGCACGCTGGAGTCTATTTTGTCTGGAACCTACCTGGTTGCctgcttgtcttcattagtcgacgaaaatgcatactaatTTAg is a window of Vanacampus margaritifer isolate UIUO_Vmar chromosome 2, RoL_Vmar_1.0, whole genome shotgun sequence DNA encoding:
- the sox10 gene encoding transcription factor SOX-10 isoform X2; translation: MKMSREEQSLSDVELSPAMSDDSHSRSPGHSSGAGGDESPLHRQQLLAVLDDGARGHPPGKSDDEDERFPVGIRKAVSQVLNCYDWTLVPMPVRVNSGTKSKPHVKRPMNAFMVWAQAARRKLADQHPHLHNAELSKTLGKLWRLLNESDKRPFIEEAERLRKQHKKDYPDYKYQPRRRKNGKTSSGSGSDAEGHLEGEVRHRQSIYKGLHLDVVHTGGAGSPLADRHHPHAAGHSHSPPTPPTTPKTELQSGRAGDGKREALGNGVSRGPMGAEGSSGAAGSGKPHIDFGNMDIGIGQSAGSGAATPITTASQYTYGISSVASGHSAAWLSKQQPQQHHGSLLSSDPSKTQIKSEAGGAGSHFSEAAAAGSHVTYTPLSLPHYSSAFPSLAARAQFAEYADQQASGSYYAHSSQATGLYSAFSYMGPTQRPLYTAISDPSCVPQSHSPTHWEQPIYTTLSRP
- the sox10 gene encoding transcription factor SOX-10 isoform X1, whose product is MKMSREEQSLSDVELSPAMSDDSHSRSPGHSSGAGGDESPLHRQQLLAVLDDGARGHPPGKSDDEDERFPVGIRKAVSQVLNCYDWTLVPMPVRVNSGTKSKPHVKRPMNAFMVWAQAARRKLADQHPHLHNAELSKTLGKLWRLLNESDKRPFIEEAERLRKQHKKDYPDYKYQPRRRKNGKTSSGSGSDAEGHLEGEVRHRQSIYKGLHLDVVHTGGAGSPLADRHHPHAAGHSHSPPTPPTTPKTELQSGRAGDGKREALGNGVSRGPMGAEGSSGAAGSGKPHIDFGNMDIGEISNDVMATMEPFDVNEFDQYLPPNGHPGIGQSAGSGAATPITTASQYTYGISSVASGHSAAWLSKQQPQQHHGSLLSSDPSKTQIKSEAGGAGSHFSEAAAAGSHVTYTPLSLPHYSSAFPSLAARAQFAEYADQQASGSYYAHSSQATGLYSAFSYMGPTQRPLYTAISDPSCVPQSHSPTHWEQPIYTTLSRP